The DNA window GTCGACGTCCTCGGTCGCAGCCGTCACGCCTTCCCCTCCGCGGACGCGACCCGGAAAGACCTCGTCGAGATGACCGACCAGACGTCGACCGATCTGCGCGATGACGTGGTTGATCTGGATGTGGCTCGGCACGTGGTGAATGAAGAAGATCAAGACCCCGATGGAGCAGATGGCGAGCACGACGCCGACCAGGAGGGCCAGGTTGGGTACGAACCCGCTCGTCGCGCGCATCCTCATGTCGGCGGTGGACTCGGCTGCGCCGTGAATCGTGCGCAGCACCATCAGGCTGTAGAGATAGGTCGCGAGGAACGTTCCGAGCGTCACCTGATTGCCGCGATCGCTCATGAAATTGTTGATCAAGCGCGGACCGTATTGCCCTGACGCCGTGACCACCGTCGCAATGGTCACCGAGAAGACCGTGCCCGCGACGGTGAGCATCGAACCACCCAGTGCCGAGAGCACGTGCCGCGCTCCATCCGGGCGGGCTGCATAGAGCCACCCGAAATCGTCCATCCAGTCCGACCCGAAATGGCTGTCGAGTTCGAGCATCGTCCCGGCCAGGACGATGGCCATCACCGACATCACCGAAGGGATGAACCAGTAGCTCACGCGCAGCCGCTCGGTGAGTCCGATGTATTGCGCCCGCATCGTCCCTGCCCCCTCGGTTTCAGCCAGTCCCGCTCCGATGCCGGAGGTCACCTCCCCGAGTTGAAGGGCGCTCCCGGAGTGGTCGAGATGTCGTGCCCCAGGGGGCAGGAGGGTCGTGGCCCAGGGGGGCAGGGGTCTCGTGCGCTACGCCAGCTCACGCAGGAACGACGCGACCACCTCCCCGAGGCGCTCGGGTTGTTCAAACGGAAGGCCGTGACCGGCGTTTTGGATCTGCTCGACCTGCAAGCGCGGGTTGAGGGCGCGCAGCTCCGTCGCCATCTCGAGCGTGACGACGGGGCTGTCGCCGATGACGAGCAAGCTCGGGACGTCGATCGCGCTCACCACGTCACGGTACGCGGGGTTGGGTGGCGTGAGCACGTCGAAGGCGGCCATGCAGGTCTTCAGCCTGGCCTCGGCCTGGAGCTCGACGAGCTCGGGCGAGCGGTGCGGGTGCCGGGCTCGGGCCGCCGCGACGAGGTCAACCTTCTGGAGACCGAGAACCTGACGGTGCTGCTCGGCGACGTCGCTCTCGTGAACCTCGCACTGGCGCTCGGGGCTCAAGAACGTCGGGTCGACCAGGACGAGGCCCCGGAGGAGTCCCCCTCCTCGACTTGCCACCACCGCGGCGGTCATGCCGCCCATCGAGTGGCCGAGCAGAATCGGACGCGAGAGCCCCAGGGCACCAAGGAGGCCCACGACATCGCTCGCGAGATCGTCGTATCGGTAGCCGTCGTGCGGAGCGCTCGAGCCGCCATGCCCTCTCGCGTCGGGCATGACGACGTCGAACTCCCCTTCGAGCGCGCGGGCCAGGGGGGTCCAGCAGGCGCCGCTCCCCATCAAGCCATGGAGCAGAACGACAGGAGGCTTGGCGCCTCCGGTTCGGAGGTAGTGGATGTCGATGCCGTTCGCTTCGCAGACTTGACGGATCCAGGTCGTCATCGGCTGTCGACGGAACCTACTCGTCGCCCCCCTCCTCGTCGCCCCCTCCTCGCGAGATGCCATCCCCGCGCTTCCGGGAGCGCTGTGGAGGGCGTGACCGCGCGAAGTTCCGTCCAGTCCTCAACTTTGACCACCCAAAGTCACCGTTGACCAGCTCTTGAGGCCATTGGGGCCGAGGGGCCAGGGTGTCGTGCCCGATGGCCAGAGGGGTCGTGGCCGAGGGGTCAGGGTATCGCGCGCGATGGCCAGAGGGGTCGTGGCTGAGGGGTCAGGGGGTCGCGCGCGATGGCCGGAGGGGTCGTGGCCAGGGGGTCGGGAGGGGGGGGTCGATGGCCAGAAGGGTCGCAGCCGAGGGGTCAGGGGGTCGCGTGCGATGGCCAGAGGGGTCGCGGCCAGGGGGTCGGGAGGGGGGGGGTCGATGGCCAGAGGGGTCGTGGCTGAGGGGTCAGGGTGTCGTGCGCGATGGCCAGAGGGGTCGCGGCCGAGGGGTCAGGGTGTCGCGCTCGATGGCCAGAGGGGTCGTGGCGAGGGGGTCGGGAGGGGGGGTCGATGGCCAGAGGGGTCGTGGCCGAGGGGTCAGGGTGTCGTGCGCGATGGACGAAGGGGTCGTGGCCAAGGCGTCGTGATGTCGTGGACGATGGCCAGGGGGGACGCGGCCGATGAGGTTGGGGGTCGTGCCCTCCGGTGTCAAATGTGATTCGTCACACTGTTATTGTGAGGGCCGTATGCCGGCTCGACGTCGGCGACAGACCTCCATCGACGACGAGCGCATCTCACGCCCTGCCCTCGTCCGTCACCTCAACACGGATTTCGGCTGCTCGGACGTCTCAGTCGTTCATCCGGCCGCATGAACTGGGCTCGATACGGCTCCTTGCGTTGTGACTGGGATGCACGAGCTGGTGCGTCTGCGAGCTGCGCCGCAGGTCACTGCCGCGCGACCGAAATCCAAGCTCGATCGATCCAAACCCTCGATGCGTTGCCGTCATCGAACGGAGCCCTCGATGCGTTGCCGTCATTGATTTTCGACGAGGTGTTTCTCGTCCGGCCTCGATTCGGCGCAATGAATTCATCGGCTCGGCGCGGGCCGCCTCGCAGCTGAGTTCCCGAGGACGCGGACTCCTGGCAGCGTCTCCGAAGAAAGCGTCTCCGAAGAAGACGATCTCAGGAGACGACGTCACCAGAGTTCGGGCGTGACCAGGCGCAGCCCGATCGTTCCCCACTGCTCGGACTGAGCATGACCACCGGCTCCGCGCACCGCCGTCAGCGTGCTTCCCACCGTGCCATCGACCTGCACCTGGTCGCTGAAGATGTAGCGGAAGCCTGCCTGCATGGCCGGGAAGTCCGTGCGCGGGTCGTAGGGATCGCCGCGGTAGATCTCCGCGACGCCATGAAGGCCGAAGGCGATACGGGCCTGGAGGCCGAAGCCCGCGGTGACGAGGGTGCGCAGGCGGCCGTCGGCGCCTTCGACGCCGTGGCTCGACGTGCTGGCGCCATCGTCTCCGATGGAGATGCCGACGTTGGCGTGAAGGAGAAGCCCCTCTTCGAAGAGCGACTCGGTGACCGCGGCATACGCGAACCCGCTCCAGCCCGGAGGGGTGAAGGCGCCATGCCCGAGCGGGGGCAGCCCCCCGATGGAGATGGCGAGGCCGGGCCAGCCATTGTCGCGTGCCGGGAGGACGAGCGCTTTGCCCTGCAGGATCGGGCCGGTGATGGAGTACCCGCGCTCGGGTCCCGTGTGGACTCCGCCGTGCGTGAACCCAGCGGTCAGCTCCAGCCAGTCGGTGGGGCCGATGGCAACGAGCACGTTGTGTTCGAGCACGCGCCGATCGAGCAGCATCCACATCTCGAGCTGAGCGAGCTTGTCGCCGACCACCCGCGCGTCGTCGGTGATGAAAGGGCGGATCGCGTGGGCCGGAGAGGCGACGAAGAGGGCTGCCACCACGCACGCTGCCGCGCTGGGCCTCCGCAGCTTCACAGCGCCTCCGTGACGACGGGCGCGATCGCCGCACCAGCTTTCGTGTCGGGCGCCGACACGAAAGCTCTCTTCGTCCCCTCCGCGAGCAGTCTCTCGGAGCGTGGATTCTCGAACCTGTTCATGGCTACTCCTCGGCGTTCCGAGGCGCAGCGCGCGACCCGGACGCCTACGGCTGGTGAGCTGGGGTGCTACTGGGGCCGTCGTTCACGAGTGATCCTCTCGCCCGACCCATCCGGGCAGCGTTCCCCGTACCACGAGGAGCAGGGCAGGCGACGAGAAAGCTGGGCAGGCAACGAGAAGATGCCAGGCGTGTCGCGAGCCACGCTGAAGCAGGGCAGGCAGCTAGAAAGCAGGGCACGTCGTGAGCCAGCGTGAGGCGGGTCGGGCAACGAGGAGCAGGGCCGACAACGAGGAGCACGGGCGAGGCGTGAGACCCCGTGCAGCACGGGGAGCGCGTGAGACACCGTGAAGCGATGAAGGTTCCGAGAAGATCCGTTTCTCGCGCGCCATGGCATTCGCCGTCGAATCGTGGGGGGCGCGGCGCTCGACCCAAGCTTCGGGCGGGCGCGCTGTCCATCGTCTGGAATCTTCACGCGCGCCCGTCAGGGCGAGGATGCGGTCGATCGGTTCAGGTAGGATCCAGCCATGCGCATGCCTTCGATGTTGCTCGCGATGCCCCTCTTCCTGGCCTCCTGTGCGAGCCCACCTCCGGCGGCCAGTGGCGCGTCTGTGCCGATGGCGGCCGCGTCTCCGGCGGTCACCTCGTCGGACGGTGCCTCCGCAGCGCAGGCACCGGTCGCGGCCTCGTCGACACCTGCCGCGCCGCCCGCGCCGCCTGGCCCTGTCGGGTGTGGTGCGCTGGGGTGCCTCCTGTTCGACTCTCCGGAGCAGGCCTTCGCCCACGTGCTCGCGACCTCGCCCAAGGTGCTCGCCATCGGCGAGTCGCACGCTCAGCAGGGCAGCGAGGGCATCCCCTCGGCGACGAAGCGCTTCACGGAGACCTTCCTGCCCATGCTCGCAGGGAAGGCTTCGGATCTGATCGTCGAGCTGTGGACGGCGGACCCTCGCTGCAACCAGAAGAAGGTGGCAAAGGTGCAGGAGGAGCAGAAGGCGGTCACCCAGAGTCAAGCCCAGGAGAACCAGAACGAGTTCGTCACCCTCGGTCACGAAGCGAAGCGCCTCGGCATCTCCCCTGACGTCCTCCGCCCCTCCTGCGCCGAGTACGACACGATCCTGCGCGCCGGGCCGAATGGCATCGCGCAGATGCTGGAAATGATCGCGCGCCTGACCGCGGAGAAGGTCAAGGAGCTGCTCGGGCTGAAGTCCTACGTCGGCAAGCTGGTGGTCGCGTATGGCGGGGCGATGCACAACGATCTCGCGCCAGCGCCCGGCCGCGAGAGCTGGAGCTTCGGGCCTGATCTCCAGGCCCATACCGGCGGGAAGTACGTCGAACTCGACATCATCGTTCGCGAGTTCATCCGGGACACCGACTCCTGGAAGGCGTTGCCCTGGCATGCTCACTTCAACCGTGACGCGCATCCCGACAAGACGGTGCTCTTCAACCCGGCACCTGGATCCTTCGTGCTGATCTTCCCGCGCTCGACCTGACGTCGAGGGCCGAGACGCATCCGTCGTCTAGGCGTCCATCCGTCGTCGTCTAGGCGTCCATCCGTCGTGGTTCGGCGCCCGTTCGTCGTGGAAGGCGGAGCGCCGCGCTGGCCATCGCCGCTGGACAGCGCCGTCAATTTTCTTGCGGTGATGGTGGTCTCTTGCCGTCGTGGAACGCACGCGTTTCCTCGAAGCACCGCGATTCGACCCGTCGCCGCGGTGGCATGCTGATTGCCGGATGAGAACGCGGCTACTCGAGAAGAGCGGGTGCCCGAAATATGCGCTGCACGCGGTCGTTGCATGCGGTCGACGTCGCAAGGCGGGAGGTGAGGGGATGGTCAGGACCGGGGCGAGACACTGGCTGGGCGTGATGGTCTCGATGGCGTGCGTCGCCATGGGGACGGGATGTGCAGAGGACAAGGAGGAAGCCGAGCCACGGCCGACACCGCCGCTCGCGAACGAGCCGGAGACCATCGCCTGGGGTGCCTGTCCCGCGTTCTTCCAGACGGAGTGCGCGACGGTGGAACTGCCGCTCCACCACGATCGACCCGATGGGGAGAAGCTGCCAGTCTTCGTGGCGCGTCGTGCCTCGGGGCGTCCGGATGCGACGCAGCTCTGGTTGCTGAACGGCGGGCCGGGGGGCTCGGGGGCGGATTTCTACGAGATCATCGACGTCATGGCGGAGTACCTGCCCGACTTCGACATCTACACCCTCGACCACCGGGGGGTCGGACAGTCGGCGCGCCTCACGTGCCCGGCCGAGTCTGCGGGATCTCCGGGGGGCGCGGGGATCCTGGCGACGGAATGGGAGGGGTGCTTCCAGCACCTCGACGAGACGTGGGGGGACGGCCTGTCGGCGTTCACGACGAGCGAGGCCGCGCGGGATCTCGGGGCGCTGATCGCGCGTACGCGAGCACCCGAGCAGCGCGCGATGGTGTGGGGGGTG is part of the Chondromyces crocatus genome and encodes:
- a CDS encoding alpha/beta fold hydrolase, with the protein product MTTWIRQVCEANGIDIHYLRTGGAKPPVVLLHGLMGSGACWTPLARALEGEFDVVMPDARGHGGSSAPHDGYRYDDLASDVVGLLGALGLSRPILLGHSMGGMTAAVVASRGGGLLRGLVLVDPTFLSPERQCEVHESDVAEQHRQVLGLQKVDLVAAARARHPHRSPELVELQAEARLKTCMAAFDVLTPPNPAYRDVVSAIDVPSLLVIGDSPVVTLEMATELRALNPRLQVEQIQNAGHGLPFEQPERLGEVVASFLRELA